Proteins encoded together in one Polaribacter reichenbachii window:
- a CDS encoding MFS transporter, translating into MNKISHKLSILEKIGYSLGDLAANLVFQTLITYLAYFYTDIYGLDTNHASAIMLTVGFVAALGFNPIIGALADRTSSKWGKFRPWILFTAIPLGVVALLAFSTPDFSYKGKVVYAVVTYTFLLLLYAANNLPYSALSGVITGNMKERNSMSAYRFVAVMFAQFFVQVFMLSIIESAGNGDKAIGIEKVMTWLAIIGTIMLIITFLTTKERVIPKPEQKSTLKEDLKDLSKNKPWIIMLVLTTLVFVTLAMKGGSYVYYFKNYVDPNELTSFISPILDFMTNIGVNFFGEDPVSAGFGLFNAGGIIFMIVGIGLSKRLADKYGKRDVFKVFLLVSTIFIITFYFFSKKSVELIFISQILHGFFYGITIPLLWAMIADVADFSEWKNNRRATAIIFSAMMVGLKLGLTIGGSLVTWILGLYNYQPQADTQAETATQGIKMLVSIYPAIPFLIGVGLLFFYEINKNLEIRIEADLKARRL; encoded by the coding sequence ATGAATAAAATATCACACAAATTATCAATTTTAGAAAAAATTGGTTATAGTCTTGGTGATTTGGCTGCTAACTTAGTTTTTCAAACATTAATTACTTATTTAGCGTATTTCTATACAGATATTTATGGTCTAGACACCAATCATGCTTCTGCAATTATGCTTACAGTTGGTTTTGTAGCTGCTTTAGGTTTTAACCCAATTATTGGTGCCTTAGCAGACAGAACATCCTCTAAATGGGGTAAATTTAGACCTTGGATTCTTTTTACTGCTATTCCTCTTGGAGTGGTAGCCTTATTAGCATTTAGTACACCCGATTTTTCTTACAAAGGAAAAGTTGTTTACGCAGTTGTAACTTACACTTTTCTGCTTTTACTTTATGCAGCAAACAACCTACCTTACTCTGCTTTAAGTGGTGTAATTACTGGTAATATGAAAGAAAGAAACAGTATGTCTGCTTACAGATTTGTTGCTGTTATGTTTGCGCAGTTCTTTGTGCAAGTATTTATGTTATCAATTATTGAATCTGCTGGTAATGGAGATAAAGCTATTGGTATAGAAAAAGTAATGACTTGGTTAGCAATTATTGGTACAATTATGCTGATAATTACTTTTTTAACTACAAAAGAACGAGTTATTCCTAAACCAGAACAAAAATCAACTTTAAAAGAAGATTTAAAAGATTTATCAAAAAATAAACCTTGGATTATTATGCTAGTTTTAACAACATTGGTGTTTGTAACATTAGCTATGAAAGGTGGTTCTTATGTATATTACTTTAAAAATTATGTAGATCCTAATGAGTTAACTTCTTTTATAAGTCCAATTTTAGATTTTATGACTAATATTGGAGTTAATTTTTTTGGTGAAGACCCTGTTTCTGCAGGTTTTGGTTTATTTAATGCTGGTGGTATTATTTTTATGATAGTTGGTATTGGTCTCTCTAAAAGATTAGCAGATAAATACGGTAAAAGAGATGTTTTTAAAGTATTTCTATTAGTTTCAACTATATTCATAATTACGTTTTATTTCTTCTCAAAGAAATCTGTAGAGTTAATCTTTATCTCTCAAATATTACATGGATTTTTCTATGGAATTACAATACCTCTTTTATGGGCAATGATTGCTGATGTTGCTGATTTTTCTGAATGGAAAAACAACAGAAGAGCAACAGCTATTATATTCTCTGCAATGATGGTAGGTTTAAAACTTGGCCTTACTATTGGTGGGTCTTTGGTTACTTGGATTTTAGGTTTATATAATTATCAACCACAAGCAGATACTCAAGCAGAAACAGCTACACAAGGTATTAAAATGCTCGTTAGTATATATCCTGCAATTCCGTTTTTAATTGGTGTTGGACTATTGTTTTTCTATGAAATAAATAAAAATTTAGAAATTCGAATTGAAGCCGATTTAAAAGCCAGAAGATTGTAA
- a CDS encoding glycosyl hydrolase 115 family protein encodes MRILNKYLTLFISIIILTSSCKQENNTDNLANNINTYINESQGLLISSNTDSSPIYVSESDFIGVKKIAKIFQEDIERVTGKKPKLITNKVPNHKKVIIVGTIGHSNLIDQLIKEKKINVSPIKGKWETFLIETIQNPFEGVEEALVIVGSDKRGTIYGMFDVSYEIGVSPLYFWADIPVKKKENIYITRGSYSKGTPKVKYRGIFINDEAPGLTGWAYPKFGGFNSKFYSHVFELILRMKGNYLWPAMWSPRAFYTDDPNNGKLANELGIVMGTSHHEPLARAHAEWKAPYAKGDWNFKTNPKELTKFWTTGMERAKDWESLITIGMRGDGDEAMSEETSTELLEKVVNEQRKIIANVTGKPAEETPQMWALYKEVQDYYDKGMQVPDDVTLLLCDDNWGNLRKLPALDAKPREGGYGIYYHFDYVGGPRNYKWINTTQIERVWEQMNLAYEHNVDKIWIVNVGDIKPTEFPLEFFMDFAWNPNNWTADNLQHYYVEWATKQFGKEYAFEIADLLKKYTKYNAHRKPELLNIPKYSLTNFNEADKLLANFKGLEKQTLALKAKLPKEYLDAYYHLVEHPVVGAATLNELYIAAEKNKFYAKQNNIKANEYAKKVKELFIKDSLITEFYHKELANGKWNGIMAQTHIGYTYWNSPKQNNIPETFLVDVDKTTKEIKNEEKVVDIPKGAKGFIENNNYISFDADKFTNKTEPSPFQWKVVENLGKTGASVISLPIKEGRVSLTENSPKLSYDVHFKNKGNIKVHTYFSPTINYSTREGMYFGLSLNDKKPTQVNYDSDPLIFNYNGKVPSNWHNNVGDNIKIITTEFNIDKAGNHTLNYYRVDEGLVLQKIVIETGKKDIPKSYFGPPQSPNSK; translated from the coding sequence ATGAGAATATTAAATAAATATCTCACTCTTTTTATCAGTATTATAATACTCACTTCGTCATGTAAACAAGAAAATAACACAGATAATTTAGCAAATAATATAAACACTTATATAAATGAATCTCAAGGTTTATTAATCAGTTCTAATACTGATTCTAGCCCAATTTATGTAAGTGAATCTGATTTTATAGGTGTCAAAAAAATTGCGAAAATTTTTCAAGAAGATATAGAGCGAGTTACAGGTAAAAAGCCTAAATTAATTACAAACAAAGTACCTAATCATAAGAAAGTAATTATTGTTGGTACCATTGGACATAGCAATTTAATTGATCAATTAATTAAAGAAAAAAAGATCAATGTTTCACCAATCAAGGGAAAATGGGAAACCTTTTTAATCGAAACTATTCAAAATCCATTTGAAGGTGTAGAAGAAGCTTTAGTTATTGTTGGTAGTGATAAACGCGGAACAATTTACGGTATGTTTGATGTCTCTTACGAAATTGGAGTATCTCCTCTTTATTTCTGGGCAGATATACCAGTAAAGAAAAAAGAAAATATTTATATCACTAGAGGATCTTATTCAAAAGGAACACCAAAAGTTAAATATCGTGGAATTTTTATAAATGATGAAGCTCCTGGATTAACTGGTTGGGCGTACCCAAAATTTGGAGGATTTAATTCAAAGTTTTACAGTCATGTATTTGAGTTAATCTTAAGAATGAAAGGAAACTATTTATGGCCAGCAATGTGGTCTCCTCGTGCTTTTTATACTGATGATCCTAATAATGGAAAATTAGCAAATGAATTAGGTATTGTTATGGGAACTTCTCATCACGAACCTCTAGCTAGAGCACATGCAGAATGGAAAGCCCCTTATGCAAAAGGCGATTGGAATTTTAAAACAAATCCTAAAGAACTTACAAAATTCTGGACAACTGGAATGGAGCGTGCTAAAGACTGGGAATCTTTAATTACTATAGGAATGAGAGGTGATGGAGATGAAGCAATGAGCGAAGAAACATCAACTGAATTATTAGAGAAAGTTGTAAACGAACAACGAAAAATTATAGCCAATGTTACTGGTAAGCCAGCAGAAGAAACACCTCAAATGTGGGCTTTATATAAAGAAGTTCAAGATTATTACGATAAAGGAATGCAAGTGCCAGATGATGTAACTTTACTTTTATGTGATGATAATTGGGGCAATTTAAGAAAATTACCTGCATTAGATGCTAAACCAAGAGAAGGTGGTTATGGTATTTATTATCACTTTGATTATGTTGGTGGTCCTCGTAATTATAAGTGGATAAATACAACGCAAATAGAACGTGTTTGGGAGCAAATGAATTTAGCTTACGAGCATAATGTTGATAAAATATGGATTGTAAATGTTGGCGATATTAAACCAACAGAATTCCCTTTAGAGTTTTTTATGGATTTTGCTTGGAACCCTAATAATTGGACTGCAGACAATTTACAACATTATTATGTAGAATGGGCTACAAAACAATTTGGAAAAGAATATGCTTTTGAAATAGCAGATTTACTTAAAAAATACACCAAATACAATGCGCATAGAAAACCAGAATTATTAAACATACCAAAGTACAGTTTAACTAACTTTAATGAGGCAGATAAATTATTGGCAAACTTTAAAGGTTTAGAAAAACAAACGCTTGCCTTAAAGGCAAAATTACCTAAAGAATATCTAGATGCTTATTATCATTTAGTAGAACATCCTGTAGTTGGTGCTGCCACTTTAAATGAATTATATATTGCTGCAGAAAAGAATAAATTTTATGCTAAACAGAATAATATTAAAGCTAATGAGTATGCTAAAAAAGTAAAAGAGCTTTTTATTAAAGATTCTTTAATCACAGAATTTTATCATAAAGAATTAGCCAATGGAAAATGGAATGGCATAATGGCACAAACGCATATTGGTTATACCTATTGGAATTCTCCAAAGCAAAATAATATTCCAGAAACTTTTTTAGTTGATGTTGATAAAACTACAAAAGAAATTAAAAATGAAGAAAAAGTAGTTGATATTCCAAAAGGTGCAAAAGGATTTATAGAAAATAACAATTATATTTCTTTTGATGCTGATAAGTTTACAAACAAAACAGAACCTAGTCCATTTCAATGGAAAGTTGTTGAAAATTTAGGAAAAACTGGAGCATCAGTTATCTCATTACCAATAAAAGAAGGAAGAGTTTCATTAACTGAAAACTCACCTAAACTTTCTTATGATGTTCATTTTAAAAATAAAGGAAACATTAAAGTACATACCTATTTTTCTCCAACAATTAATTATTCAACAAGAGAAGGTATGTATTTTGGTTTGTCTTTAAATGATAAAAAACCAACACAGGTAAATTACGATTCAGATCCTTTAATTTTTAATTATAATGGAAAAGTACCAAGTAATTGGCATAATAATGTAGGTGATAATATTAAGATAATTACTACTGAATTTAATATTGACAAGGCAGGAAACCATACCTTAAATTATTATAGAGTTGATGAAGGTTTAGTCTTACAAAAAATTGTAATTGAAACTGGTAAAAAAGATATACCTAAAAGTTATTTTGGGCCTCCTCAAAGTCCTAATTCAAAGTAA
- a CDS encoding endo-1,4-beta-xylanase: MVLKHLKTILFTCLTLSLINCKKAQNSSESITLKEVYKDDFLIGTALNTKQIIGEISEKEASLIKKQFNSITAENMMKSMHIQPNKGEFSFDISDKFVELGTKNDMFILAHNLIWHSQLPKWVNGIKDSTELKDFMQNHITKLAGRYKGKIGGWDVVNEALNDDGTLRKSIFYNLLGDQYLVDAFKLAEKADPNAELYYNDYSMCVPSKRDGAIKLVKMLQENGAKIDGIGMQGHWGLTRPTLDEIENSIVKFSSLGVKVMITELDVTVLPSPWENAGADINKRAENSDRMNPYKDGLPEEIQEQLAQRYKNIFKLFLKHKDKIDRVTFWGVNDEQSWKNNWPVEGRSDYTLLFDRNNNPKKAYYEILSLKSR; this comes from the coding sequence ATGGTACTAAAACATTTAAAAACAATTCTTTTCACCTGCTTAACTTTATCTCTAATTAACTGTAAAAAGGCTCAAAACTCATCTGAATCAATAACTTTAAAAGAAGTTTATAAAGATGATTTTTTAATTGGTACAGCTTTAAATACTAAACAAATTATTGGTGAAATTTCTGAAAAAGAAGCTTCTTTAATTAAAAAACAATTTAATAGCATTACTGCTGAAAATATGATGAAATCTATGCATATTCAACCTAATAAAGGCGAATTCAGTTTTGATATATCAGATAAATTTGTAGAGCTTGGTACTAAAAATGATATGTTCATTTTAGCACACAATCTAATTTGGCATAGCCAATTACCTAAATGGGTTAATGGTATTAAAGACAGCACTGAATTAAAAGATTTTATGCAAAACCACATTACCAAATTAGCAGGAAGATATAAAGGTAAGATTGGTGGTTGGGATGTTGTAAATGAAGCCCTTAATGATGATGGTACATTAAGAAAATCAATTTTTTATAATCTTTTAGGAGATCAATATTTAGTTGATGCATTTAAACTTGCAGAAAAAGCAGATCCCAATGCTGAGTTATACTATAATGACTATAGTATGTGTGTACCTTCAAAAAGAGATGGTGCCATAAAACTGGTTAAAATGTTACAAGAAAATGGAGCAAAAATAGATGGTATAGGAATGCAAGGCCATTGGGGGTTAACCAGACCAACATTAGATGAAATAGAAAATAGCATCGTAAAATTTTCATCACTTGGAGTTAAAGTAATGATTACAGAATTAGATGTTACAGTATTACCAAGTCCTTGGGAAAATGCTGGAGCAGATATTAATAAACGAGCAGAAAATTCTGATAGAATGAACCCTTATAAAGATGGTCTTCCAGAGGAAATACAAGAACAATTAGCACAACGTTATAAAAACATTTTTAAATTGTTTTTAAAACATAAAGACAAAATTGATCGTGTAACATTTTGGGGTGTAAATGATGAACAATCTTGGAAAAATAATTGGCCTGTAGAAGGAAGGTCAGACTACACTTTATTATTTGATAGAAATAATAATCCTAAAAAAGCTTATTATGAAATATTAAGTTTAAAATCTAGATAA
- a CDS encoding glycoside hydrolase family 43 protein, whose protein sequence is MLKKTIFIAFSLCSILFGCKKLNEKMQPVVLNNNVAFQWFNYNGKDEIFSKEIDTMREFHNPILSGFYPDPSICSANGKFYLITSSFSYFPGIPIFESSDLVNWKQIGHVINRKEQADFKEAGVSKGMFAPTIRYNNGTFYVICTNVTSGGNFIVTSKDPAGPWSDPIFIEGVNGIDPDIFFDDNGKVYITHNGPPPNNITLHDGHRAIYMFEYDIENFKIIGESKLIVNGGTDLSQKPVWIEAPHIIKKNNYYYLICAQGGTGFNHTEVVFRSKDVFGPYEGYKNNPILTQKHLDPNRKNNITTTGHADFVELPNGDWWSVFLGCRPYEGDLYNTGRETFLLPVKWENDWPYFVDGKQPILPTHKRPNLEFSKNYKKPTNGNFNWKDNFNDSSLSLEWNFIRTPEKQWHQLENGYLKIPLRDLNIKEQKNFSFIGRRQQHLKFDAATKVHFNFKTTNQTAGLVAFQNESHYLYLGVKKNSNETIDVFVEKAHSKTKDKTPQFIDKKTLNINSLDEITLKIEGNNRYYSFYYQLNNNNNWKPIALNIDAKLLSTKEAGGFVGTYLAMYASNNHFKKIVPKTEKN, encoded by the coding sequence ATGTTAAAAAAAACAATTTTTATAGCCTTTTCTTTATGTTCTATCCTTTTTGGTTGTAAAAAATTAAATGAAAAAATGCAACCGGTTGTATTAAATAATAATGTTGCCTTTCAATGGTTTAACTACAATGGAAAAGATGAAATATTTTCAAAAGAAATAGACACAATGAGAGAATTTCACAATCCTATTTTATCAGGATTTTATCCAGATCCAAGTATTTGTAGCGCAAATGGCAAATTTTATTTAATAACATCATCATTCAGTTATTTTCCAGGTATTCCAATTTTTGAAAGTTCAGATTTAGTTAATTGGAAGCAAATTGGACACGTTATAAACAGAAAAGAACAAGCTGATTTTAAAGAAGCTGGAGTTTCTAAAGGTATGTTTGCGCCAACAATTAGGTATAATAATGGCACATTTTATGTTATTTGTACCAATGTTACTTCTGGAGGTAATTTTATAGTTACTTCAAAAGATCCAGCAGGACCTTGGTCCGATCCTATTTTCATAGAGGGTGTAAATGGTATTGATCCTGATATATTTTTTGATGACAATGGTAAAGTTTACATAACTCATAATGGGCCTCCACCAAATAATATTACATTACACGATGGTCATAGAGCAATTTATATGTTTGAATATGACATTGAAAATTTTAAAATTATAGGCGAATCAAAACTAATTGTAAATGGTGGAACTGATTTAAGCCAAAAACCAGTTTGGATTGAAGCTCCACACATTATCAAAAAAAATAATTATTATTATCTTATTTGTGCACAAGGTGGTACAGGTTTTAATCATACAGAAGTAGTTTTTAGAAGCAAAGATGTGTTTGGCCCATACGAAGGTTATAAAAACAATCCAATTCTAACACAAAAACATCTAGATCCAAATAGAAAAAATAATATTACTACAACAGGTCACGCAGATTTTGTTGAACTACCAAATGGAGATTGGTGGTCAGTTTTTTTAGGATGTAGACCTTATGAAGGTGATCTTTACAATACAGGTAGAGAAACATTTTTACTACCAGTTAAATGGGAAAACGATTGGCCATATTTTGTTGATGGAAAACAACCTATACTACCAACTCATAAAAGACCAAATCTAGAATTCTCAAAAAACTATAAAAAACCTACCAATGGTAACTTTAATTGGAAAGATAACTTTAATGACTCCTCTTTGAGTTTAGAATGGAATTTTATTAGAACACCAGAAAAACAATGGCATCAGTTAGAAAATGGTTATCTTAAAATTCCATTAAGAGATTTAAATATAAAAGAGCAAAAAAACTTTTCTTTTATTGGTAGAAGACAACAACATTTAAAATTTGATGCAGCTACAAAAGTTCATTTCAACTTTAAAACCACAAACCAAACTGCAGGATTAGTTGCTTTTCAAAATGAATCTCACTACTTGTATTTAGGTGTTAAAAAAAACTCAAATGAAACTATAGATGTATTTGTTGAAAAAGCACATTCTAAAACAAAAGACAAAACCCCACAATTCATTGATAAAAAAACACTTAACATTAACTCATTAGACGAAATCACACTTAAGATTGAAGGAAATAATAGATACTATAGTTTTTATTATCAATTAAACAACAACAATAATTGGAAACCAATTGCTTTAAATATTGATGCTAAACTATTAAGTACTAAAGAAGCTGGTGGTTTTGTAGGCACTTACCTAGCAATGTACGCTTCTAACAATCATTTTAAAAAAATAGTACCAAAAACAGAAAAAAATTAA
- a CDS encoding LacI family DNA-binding transcriptional regulator has protein sequence MINKKDVTIYDIASKLNLSSSTVSRALRNSPSISKKTISKIKKTADEMGYRPNTLAASLRGNKSNSIGILVPTVKQPFLSSLISGIEVIAQKAGYNVIIAQSHDSYEDEVALTKALYGSRVSGIICSLAMHTKKTAHFQKFIDKKIPLVFVDRIPKDNIASRVMIDNYAAGRKATMHLISQGCNRIAYLAAGSDYSIFNERKKGYLNALKEANLPIEEDLIVKLDDVTYEDAIKATNKLLDLKNPPDAIFAPADILGVGVIKSAKIRGIKIPEELAIIGFNDDPIASIVDPELSTVYHPSVKMGEISASKILEYLKKPKSEDFMDISLLNTDVIVRASSKRK, from the coding sequence ATGATTAACAAAAAGGATGTTACTATTTACGACATCGCTTCGAAATTAAATCTTTCCTCTTCAACAGTTTCAAGAGCGTTAAGAAATAGCCCTAGTATTAGTAAAAAAACTATTAGTAAAATAAAGAAAACGGCTGATGAAATGGGCTATCGTCCAAACACATTAGCTGCAAGTTTGCGGGGAAACAAATCTAATTCTATTGGTATTTTAGTTCCTACTGTAAAGCAACCTTTTCTTTCTTCATTAATTAGTGGTATAGAAGTAATAGCTCAAAAAGCAGGTTACAATGTGATTATTGCTCAGTCTCATGATTCTTATGAGGATGAAGTTGCCTTAACTAAGGCACTTTACGGCAGTAGAGTTAGTGGTATTATTTGTTCATTGGCGATGCACACTAAAAAAACTGCACATTTTCAGAAATTTATTGATAAAAAAATACCTTTGGTGTTTGTGGATAGAATTCCAAAAGATAATATTGCCTCTCGAGTAATGATTGATAATTACGCTGCAGGACGCAAAGCTACTATGCATCTTATTTCACAGGGCTGTAACCGAATTGCATATCTAGCAGCAGGTTCTGATTATAGTATTTTTAATGAAAGAAAAAAAGGGTACTTAAACGCTTTAAAAGAAGCTAATCTTCCTATTGAAGAGGATCTTATTGTGAAGCTTGATGATGTTACTTATGAAGATGCTATAAAAGCAACAAATAAACTACTTGATTTAAAAAATCCACCAGATGCAATATTTGCGCCTGCTGATATTTTAGGAGTAGGAGTAATAAAATCTGCAAAGATAAGGGGAATAAAAATACCTGAAGAATTGGCTATTATCGGTTTTAATGATGATCCCATTGCTTCAATTGTAGATCCAGAATTATCTACTGTTTATCATCCTTCTGTAAAAATGGGTGAAATATCAGCCTCTAAGATCTTAGAATATCTTAAAAAACCTAAAAGTGAAGATTTTATGGATATTTCACTTTTAAATACTGATGTTATTGTTAGAGCATCTTCAAAACGAAAATAA
- a CDS encoding LacI family DNA-binding transcriptional regulator → MTLKKDITIYDIASKLELSSSTVSRALRNNPSISKKTIDKIQKAAKEMGYRPNKLAASLRGNKTKTIGVLISKIERPFLSSLISGIEVKAQESGYNVIIAQSHDSYEDEVNLAKTLYSNRVSGVICSLAMDTKDTSHFQQFIDKGIPLVFVDRVPRDFNTFLVMIDNFSAGYKATKHLIEQGCKRIAHFTGSQLRYIYSERKRGYIAALKDYNLPLDESLICYFDNLSYKEGEKITTELLSRENPPDGIFATNDTSAVAAIKAAKKMNVKIPEDLAIIGFNDDPIATIIEPQLSTGTHPAVKMGVISATKVLEYLKKPKNQDFMEITLLNTDIIVRESSKRK, encoded by the coding sequence ATGACTCTTAAAAAAGATATAACTATATATGACATCGCTTCAAAATTAGAGCTTTCCTCTTCAACAGTTTCAAGAGCGTTAAGAAACAATCCCAGTATTAGTAAAAAAACAATAGATAAAATTCAAAAAGCTGCTAAGGAAATGGGATATCGCCCAAATAAACTAGCAGCGAGTTTAAGAGGTAATAAAACCAAAACCATTGGAGTTTTAATTTCTAAAATAGAAAGACCTTTTCTATCTTCATTAATTAGCGGAATTGAAGTTAAAGCTCAAGAATCTGGGTATAACGTAATTATTGCACAATCTCATGATTCTTATGAGGACGAAGTTAATCTAGCAAAAACATTATACAGTAATAGAGTAAGTGGTGTAATTTGTTCTTTAGCTATGGATACAAAAGATACAAGTCATTTTCAACAATTTATAGATAAAGGAATTCCCCTTGTTTTCGTAGATAGGGTTCCAAGAGATTTTAACACTTTTCTTGTTATGATTGATAATTTTTCTGCAGGTTATAAAGCCACCAAACATCTTATTGAACAAGGTTGTAAAAGAATTGCGCATTTTACTGGATCGCAATTAAGATATATTTATAGCGAAAGAAAGAGAGGTTACATAGCAGCTTTAAAAGATTATAACTTGCCACTTGATGAATCTTTAATTTGTTATTTTGATAACTTAAGTTATAAAGAAGGTGAAAAAATTACAACAGAATTATTATCTCGTGAAAACCCACCAGATGGTATTTTTGCAACAAATGATACATCTGCTGTTGCTGCAATAAAAGCTGCCAAAAAAATGAATGTTAAAATTCCTGAAGATTTGGCTATAATTGGTTTTAATGATGATCCAATAGCAACTATTATAGAACCACAACTTTCAACAGGTACACATCCTGCAGTAAAAATGGGGGTAATTTCTGCAACTAAAGTTTTAGAGTATCTTAAAAAACCTAAAAATCAAGATTTTATGGAAATCACTTTGTTAAATACTGATATTATTGTTAGAGAATCTTCTAAACGTAAATAA